One window from the genome of Hippopotamus amphibius kiboko isolate mHipAmp2 chromosome 13, mHipAmp2.hap2, whole genome shotgun sequence encodes:
- the SSUH2 gene encoding protein SSUH2 homolog: MDRDLSAEDSVADLSSEAESPLAPPAELLERLPSCDWLLQGDRRQIFFPPSEVPGRPQEQRCWSSFLEHRVPMVTEEVAREALLSFVNSKCCYGSVATGDLIILELKQQALCRYRLETFSESRISEWTFQPFTNHTVDGPQRGTSPRLWDIKVQVPPMFQEDTRKFQVPHSSLVKECHKCHGRGRYKCSGCHGAGTVRCPSCSGARRKARPARRCQMCSGSGRRRCSTCSGRGNKTCATCKGEKKLLHFIQLVIMWKNSLFEFVSEHQLDCPRELLAKARGETLFKDESTMVYPIVDFPLREISLASQRGISEHSASLASRARVLQQRQTIERIPLTQVRYWYQGATYVYYIYGTDRQVHAVDYPARCCCGCTIV, translated from the exons ATGGACAGGGATCTGAGTGCCGAAGACA gtgtGGCGGACCTCAGCTCCGAGGCCGAGAGTCCTCTGGCACCCCCGGCTGAACTCCTGGAGAGGCTGCCCagctgtgactggcttcttcaaGGGGACA GACGCCAGATATTCTTCCCGCCTTCGGAGGTCCCGGGGAGACCCCAGGAACAAAGGTGCTGGTCCTCATTCCTGGAGCACAG AGTCCCCATGGTGACAGAGGAGGTGGCCCGGGAAGCTCTGCTCAGCTTCGTGAACTCCAAGTGCTGCTATGGTAGTGTGGCCACTGGCGACCTCATCATCCTGGAGCTGAAGCAGCAGGCCCTGTGCAGG TATCGACTGGAAACCTTCAGCGAATCCAGGATAAGTGAATGGACTTTTCAGCCCTTTACCA ACCACACTGTGGACGGGCCACAAAGAGGGACCTCCCCCAGGCTTTGGGACATCAAGGTCCAGGTTCCCCCGATGTTTCAGGAAGATACCAGGAAGTTCCAAGTCCCTCACTCATCATTGGTCAAG GAATGCCACAAATGCCATGGGCGTGGGCGCTACAAGTGCAGCGGCTGCCACGGGGCCGGCACG GTGCGGTGCCCCTCATGCAGCGGGGCCAGGCGCAAAGCCAGGCCCGCCCGGCGGTGTCAGATGTGCTCAGGGTCCGGCAGGCGGAG ATGCAGCACATGCTCGGGGAGGGGGAACAAGACCTGTGCCACCTGCAAGGGTGAGAAGAAGCTGCTGCACTTCATCCAGCTGGTCATCATGTG GAAGAACAGTCTGTTTGAGTTTGTGTCTGAGCACCAGCTGGACTGCCCTAGGGAGCTGCTTGCTAAAGCCAGAGGAGAGACCCTCTTTAAGGATGAAAGCACGATG GTGTACCCCATCGTCGACTTCCCCCTGCGGGAGATCTCTCTGGCCTCGCAGCGGGGCATCTCTGAGCACAGTGCCTCGCTGGCCTCCCGAGCCCGCGTCCTGCAGCAG CGCCAGACCATTGAGCGGATCCCCCTCACACAAGTCCGTTACTGGTACCAAGGAGCGACTTACGTCTACTACATCTACGGCACCGACCGCCAGGTGCATGCGGTGGATTACCCCGCGCGGTGCTGCTGCGGCTGCACCATCGTCTGA